From the genome of Paracoccus seriniphilus, one region includes:
- a CDS encoding Tex family protein, with product MDAALRIARTIATEINATPAQVTAAAGLLDGGATVPFVARYRKEVTGGLDDTQLRTLSERLVYLREMESRRQAILGSIRDQGKLTDELTRAIMGAETKASLEDIYLPYKPKRRTKAMIAREKGLEPLLRSIIENRQADPVQLAASYTGEQVPDIKAALDGARDILVEELAENATLLGGLRDFMRREAFIAAKLIEGKEEAGAKFSDYFDHREKWADIPGHRALAILRAAKEEIVTIEIAPDPDTGAARAEGIVAQAIGRLGDGAGDQWLRKVAGWTWRVRLSNTMYIDLLTELRKRAHDEAIRVFGRNLKDLLLAAPAGAKTTIGLDPGIRTGVKVAVVDGTGKLIDTATIYPFQPRNDLRGAEATLLTLIQRHDASLIAIGNGTASRETERLVGDVLKRLPKGRKAPTRVVVSEAGASVYSASELAAKEFPDLDVSLRGAVSIARRLQDPLAELVKVPPESIGVGQYQHDVDQRQLTKTLEAVVEDAVNAVGVDLNMASAPLLAHVAGLGPSLAQSIVNHRDTHGAFPSRAALKKVAGLGPRAFEQCAGFLRIRDGVEPLDASSVHPEAYGVARKIVAACGRDIRAIMGDASALKDLRAEQFVDENFGLPTIRDIFAELEKPGRDPRPSFVTASFADGVEDIRDLRPGMSLEGSVTNVAAFGAFVDIGVHQDGLVHISQLADRFVKDPNEVVKVGDIVKVRVTEVDVARKRIGLTMRKDGGRDQGGQKSSAGGGRDKAQPRTPRATKGQAAPKGDRTAPGALGAALMDAMRKR from the coding sequence ATGGACGCCGCTCTTCGCATTGCCCGCACGATCGCGACCGAAATCAATGCCACACCTGCGCAGGTCACTGCGGCGGCCGGATTGCTGGACGGAGGCGCGACCGTGCCCTTTGTCGCGCGCTATCGCAAGGAGGTCACGGGCGGTCTGGACGATACGCAACTGCGGACCCTGTCCGAACGTCTGGTCTATCTGCGCGAGATGGAATCGCGACGGCAGGCGATCCTGGGATCGATCCGTGATCAGGGCAAGCTGACCGATGAGCTGACCCGCGCGATCATGGGTGCGGAAACCAAGGCTTCGCTGGAAGACATCTATCTGCCCTACAAGCCCAAGCGGCGCACCAAGGCCATGATCGCCCGTGAAAAGGGGCTGGAGCCCTTGCTCCGGTCGATCATCGAGAACCGCCAGGCCGACCCGGTGCAACTGGCAGCTTCCTATACCGGCGAGCAGGTGCCAGACATCAAGGCGGCCTTGGACGGGGCCCGCGACATTCTGGTGGAAGAACTTGCCGAGAATGCGACCTTGCTGGGGGGCTTGCGTGACTTCATGCGCCGCGAGGCTTTCATTGCGGCCAAGCTGATCGAGGGAAAAGAGGAAGCTGGCGCGAAGTTCAGCGATTACTTCGATCATCGCGAGAAATGGGCCGATATTCCCGGCCATCGCGCCCTGGCGATCCTGCGCGCTGCCAAAGAAGAAATCGTGACCATCGAAATCGCCCCCGATCCCGACACCGGTGCAGCTCGGGCCGAGGGCATCGTGGCTCAGGCCATCGGCAGGCTTGGCGATGGGGCAGGGGATCAATGGCTGCGCAAGGTCGCGGGCTGGACATGGCGCGTGAGATTGTCCAACACCATGTATATCGATCTGCTGACCGAATTGCGCAAACGCGCCCATGACGAGGCTATCCGCGTCTTTGGCCGCAATCTCAAGGATCTGCTGCTGGCCGCTCCGGCGGGCGCAAAGACCACCATCGGTCTGGATCCCGGCATTCGCACCGGCGTCAAGGTGGCCGTGGTCGACGGCACCGGCAAGCTGATCGACACCGCGACAATCTATCCGTTCCAGCCCAGGAACGATCTGCGTGGCGCCGAGGCGACCCTGCTGACGCTGATTCAGCGTCATGATGCGTCATTGATCGCCATCGGCAATGGAACTGCCAGCCGGGAAACCGAACGTCTGGTCGGCGACGTATTGAAGCGCCTGCCGAAGGGCCGCAAGGCCCCGACCCGTGTGGTGGTCTCGGAAGCAGGGGCATCGGTCTATTCGGCCTCGGAACTGGCGGCGAAGGAATTTCCCGATCTTGATGTTTCGCTGCGCGGCGCGGTGTCGATTGCGCGACGTTTGCAGGATCCTCTGGCCGAACTGGTCAAGGTGCCGCCCGAATCCATCGGCGTCGGGCAGTATCAGCATGATGTCGATCAGCGACAGTTGACCAAGACGCTGGAGGCCGTGGTCGAGGATGCCGTGAACGCCGTCGGGGTCGATCTGAACATGGCCTCGGCCCCCTTGCTGGCACATGTCGCCGGACTGGGGCCGTCACTGGCGCAATCCATCGTCAATCATCGCGACACCCATGGCGCTTTCCCCTCGCGCGCGGCGCTCAAAAAGGTTGCCGGTCTGGGGCCGCGTGCCTTTGAACAATGCGCGGGATTCCTGCGGATTCGCGACGGGGTCGAGCCTCTGGATGCCTCTTCGGTTCACCCCGAGGCTTATGGGGTCGCACGCAAGATCGTGGCCGCCTGCGGGCGCGATATTCGCGCGATCATGGGCGATGCCTCGGCGCTGAAAGACTTGCGCGCCGAGCAATTCGTGGATGAGAATTTCGGCCTGCCGACAATTCGCGATATCTTCGCCGAACTGGAAAAGCCCGGACGCGACCCGCGACCCAGCTTTGTGACCGCCAGCTTTGCCGATGGTGTTGAAGATATTCGCGATCTGCGCCCCGGCATGTCTCTGGAAGGCAGCGTCACCAATGTCGCGGCCTTTGGTGCATTCGTGGATATCGGCGTGCATCAGGACGGGCTGGTGCATATCAGCCAGCTGGCCGACCGGTTCGTCAAGGACCCCAATGAGGTGGTCAAGGTGGGCGATATCGTGAAGGTCCGCGTGACCGAGGTCGATGTGGCCCGCAAACGGATCGGCCTGACGATGCGCAAGGATGGCGGCCGCGATCAGGGCGGGCAGAAATCATCGGCCGGAGGTGGCCGCGACAAGGCCCAGCCCAGGACGCCGCGTGCCACAAAGGGACAGGCCGCCCCGAAAGGAGACCGGACAGCGCCCGGCGCATTGGGTGCGGCGCTGATGGATGCCATGCGCAAGCGCTGA
- a CDS encoding P-II family nitrogen regulator translates to MKKIEAIIKPFKLDDVKEALQEVGVQGLSVTEVKGFGRQKGHTELYRGAEYVVDFLPKVKIEMVLPDDQVEAAVDAIVDAARTEKIGDGKIFVSPVEQAIRIRTGETGDDAL, encoded by the coding sequence ATGAAAAAGATCGAGGCGATCATCAAGCCTTTCAAACTGGACGATGTGAAAGAAGCACTGCAGGAAGTTGGTGTTCAGGGTCTGTCCGTCACCGAGGTCAAGGGCTTCGGTCGTCAGAAAGGGCATACCGAACTTTATCGCGGCGCAGAATATGTCGTCGATTTTCTGCCGAAGGTGAAGATCGAGATGGTACTGCCGGACGATCAGGTTGAAGCTGCTGTCGACGCGATTGTCGATGCCGCAAGAACCGAGAAGATCGGCGACGGCAAGATTTTTGTGTCGCCGGTGGAGCAGGCTATCCGCATCCGCACGGGCGAAACTGGCGACGACGCGCTTTAA
- the thiC gene encoding phosphomethylpyrimidine synthase ThiC — MNDQRPIPQITTGPLPASRKVWHAGELHPDIRVPMREIDLHVSAMEPPVTVYDSSGPYSDPEAQIDINRGLPRLRESWIMARGDVERYEGRQVKPEDNGFVSGDRLTPEFPVRNQPLRARKGKAVSQMAYARAGIVTPEMEFVAIRENLGRRAAKEKLVRDGHDWGASIPDHVTPEFVRQEVASGRAIIPANINHPEIEPMAIGRNFLVKINANIGNSAVTSSMEEEVEKMVWATRWGADTVMDLSTGRNIHNIRDWIIRNSPVPIGTVPLYQALEKVGGVAEDLSWEVFRDTLIEQAEQGVDYFTIHAGVRLPFIHLTAERVTGIVSRGGSIMAKWCLHHHRESFLYEHFDEICDIMRAYDVSFSLGDGLRPGSIADANDAAQFAELETLGELTQIAWAKDCQVMIEGPGHVPMHKIKENMDKQLTHCGEAPFYTLGPLTTDIAPGYDHITSAIGAAMIGWFGTAMLCYVTPKEHLGLPDRDDVKTGVITYKIAAHAADLAKGHPAAKLRDDALSRARFEFRWEDQFNLSLDPETARSFHDQTLPKEAHKVAHFCSMCGPKFCSMKISHDIRAEARSKGMEEMAEKYRDGGDLYMPVEG; from the coding sequence ATGAACGATCAAAGACCTATCCCGCAGATCACCACCGGCCCCTTGCCGGCCTCCCGCAAGGTCTGGCACGCAGGCGAGCTTCATCCCGACATTCGCGTGCCCATGCGTGAGATCGACCTGCATGTTTCGGCCATGGAGCCGCCGGTCACCGTCTATGACAGTTCCGGTCCCTATTCCGATCCCGAGGCGCAGATCGACATCAACAGGGGGCTGCCGCGCCTGCGCGAAAGCTGGATCATGGCGCGCGGTGATGTCGAACGCTACGAGGGGCGGCAGGTCAAGCCCGAGGACAATGGCTTTGTTTCGGGCGACCGGCTGACGCCTGAATTCCCGGTTCGCAATCAGCCATTGCGCGCCAGGAAGGGCAAGGCGGTCAGCCAGATGGCCTATGCCCGCGCCGGTATCGTGACGCCGGAAATGGAGTTCGTCGCAATCCGAGAAAATCTGGGCCGGCGTGCCGCCAAGGAGAAACTGGTGCGCGACGGACATGACTGGGGTGCATCCATTCCCGACCATGTGACGCCGGAATTCGTCCGTCAGGAAGTGGCCAGCGGGCGCGCGATCATTCCCGCCAATATCAACCACCCCGAAATCGAACCCATGGCGATCGGCCGCAATTTCCTGGTCAAGATCAACGCCAATATCGGCAATTCGGCGGTGACCTCCTCGATGGAAGAGGAAGTCGAAAAGATGGTCTGGGCCACGCGTTGGGGGGCCGATACCGTCATGGATCTGTCCACCGGGCGCAATATCCACAACATCCGCGACTGGATCATCCGCAACAGCCCGGTGCCGATCGGCACGGTGCCACTGTATCAGGCGCTGGAAAAGGTCGGCGGCGTGGCCGAGGATCTGTCCTGGGAGGTGTTCCGCGACACGCTGATCGAACAGGCCGAGCAGGGCGTGGATTATTTCACCATCCACGCTGGCGTGCGCCTGCCTTTCATCCATCTGACCGCCGAACGCGTGACCGGCATCGTCAGCCGTGGCGGTTCGATCATGGCGAAATGGTGCCTGCATCATCACCGCGAGAGCTTCCTTTACGAGCATTTCGACGAAATCTGCGACATCATGCGCGCCTATGATGTCAGCTTCAGCCTGGGTGACGGGTTGCGGCCTGGCTCGATTGCCGACGCCAATGACGCTGCCCAATTCGCCGAGCTGGAAACCCTTGGAGAGCTGACGCAGATCGCCTGGGCCAAGGATTGCCAGGTGATGATCGAAGGTCCGGGTCATGTGCCGATGCACAAGATCAAGGAGAACATGGACAAGCAGCTGACCCATTGCGGCGAGGCGCCTTTCTATACGCTTGGGCCGCTGACCACCGATATCGCGCCGGGCTATGACCATATCACCAGTGCCATCGGTGCGGCGATGATCGGTTGGTTCGGCACCGCGATGCTGTGCTATGTCACCCCCAAGGAACATCTGGGCCTGCCTGACCGCGACGACGTGAAAACCGGTGTGATCACCTATAAGATCGCCGCCCATGCGGCCGATCTGGCCAAGGGTCATCCGGCGGCGAAACTGCGCGATGACGCCCTGTCACGGGCCCGTTTCGAGTTCCGTTGGGAAGACCAGTTCAACCTGTCGCTCGACCCGGAAACGGCGCGCTCGTTCCACGATCAGACCCTGCCCAAGGAGGCGCACAAGGTGGCGCATTTCTGTTCCATGTGCGGCCCGAAGTTCTGCTCGATGAAGATCAGCCATGACATCCGTGCTGAGGCCCGCTCCAAGGGCATGGAAGAAATGGCCGAGAAATATCGCGACGGCGGAGATCTCTATATGCCGGTCGAGGGCTAG
- the glnA gene encoding type I glutamate--ammonia ligase: protein MEIQDVLKLMKDEEIAYVDVRFTDPKGKLQHVTIDVDLVDEDFFEEGFMFDGSSIAGWKSIDQSDMKLVPDTSTVYVDPFYAEKTLCVHCNVAEPDTGEAYSRDPRGTAVKAEAYLKSSGIGDAAYFGPEAEFFLFDDVRYSVTPQKVAYQIDAVDAAWNTDTEYEMGNQAHRAGHKGGYFPVNPIDASQDIRGEMLTTMKRMGMKVDKHHHEVASAQHELGLIFGSLTEQADNIQKYKYVIHNVAAAYGKTATFMPKPMKGDNGSGMHVNMSIWKDGKPLFAGDKYADLSQEALYFIGGILKHAKALNALTNPSTNSYKRLIPGFEAPVLRAYSARNRSGCVRIPWTESPKAKRVEARFPDPSANPYLCFAALLMAGLDGIKNKIDPGAASDKDLYDLPPEELAEIPTVCGSLREALEELEKDMDFLLAGDVFTRDQLEGYMALKWEEVYEYEHTPHPVEYQLYYSC from the coding sequence ATGGAAATCCAAGACGTCTTGAAGCTGATGAAGGACGAAGAGATCGCATATGTCGACGTTCGCTTCACCGACCCCAAGGGCAAGCTTCAGCATGTGACCATAGATGTGGATCTGGTCGATGAAGACTTTTTCGAAGAAGGCTTCATGTTCGACGGCAGCTCGATCGCGGGCTGGAAATCCATTGACCAGTCGGACATGAAACTGGTTCCGGATACCTCGACGGTTTATGTCGATCCGTTCTATGCCGAAAAGACGCTTTGCGTGCATTGCAATGTGGCCGAGCCCGACACGGGCGAAGCCTATAGCCGCGACCCGCGTGGCACCGCCGTCAAGGCCGAGGCCTATCTGAAGTCCTCGGGCATCGGTGACGCCGCCTATTTCGGACCGGAAGCCGAGTTCTTCCTGTTCGACGATGTGCGCTATTCCGTCACGCCGCAGAAGGTCGCCTATCAGATCGACGCTGTGGACGCGGCCTGGAACACGGACACCGAATACGAAATGGGCAACCAGGCCCATCGTGCGGGTCACAAGGGCGGCTATTTCCCGGTCAACCCGATCGACGCCTCCCAAGACATCCGTGGCGAAATGCTGACGACCATGAAACGCATGGGCATGAAGGTCGACAAGCACCACCACGAGGTTGCCAGTGCGCAGCACGAGCTGGGTCTGATCTTTGGTTCGCTGACCGAACAGGCGGACAACATCCAGAAATACAAATATGTCATCCACAATGTGGCCGCTGCCTATGGCAAGACCGCGACCTTCATGCCCAAGCCCATGAAGGGCGACAACGGCTCGGGGATGCATGTGAACATGTCGATCTGGAAAGACGGCAAGCCGCTGTTCGCAGGCGACAAATATGCCGATCTCAGCCAGGAGGCCCTGTATTTCATCGGTGGCATCCTCAAGCATGCCAAGGCGCTGAACGCCCTGACGAACCCTTCGACCAACAGCTACAAGCGGTTGATTCCGGGTTTCGAAGCCCCTGTTCTGCGCGCCTATTCGGCACGTAACCGCTCGGGTTGCGTTCGTATTCCGTGGACGGAATCGCCCAAGGCGAAGCGTGTCGAAGCCCGCTTCCCCGATCCCTCGGCCAACCCCTATCTGTGCTTTGCGGCACTGCTGATGGCCGGTCTTGACGGCATCAAGAACAAGATCGATCCGGGTGCTGCTTCGGACAAGGATCTTTACGATCTGCCGCCCGAAGAACTGGCCGAAATCCCGACCGTCTGCGGTTCGCTGCGCGAAGCCCTGGAAGAGCTGGAAAAAGACATGGACTTCCTGCTGGCGGGCGACGTGTTCACGCGCGACCAACTGGAGGGCTACATGGCCCTGAAATGGGAAGAAGTGTATGAATACGAACATACGCCCCATCCGGTCGAATATCAGCTGTACTACTCCTGCTGA
- a CDS encoding cation:proton antiporter, which produces MDIALLISITALLFLVIAAAEPLAARLSLPYSVILACLGILIGAGAIFFLRTDLTDALNPVAEAILALPIRSNVFLYVFLPTLLFQATLGMNVRRMFDDWVPILTLAVVAVVAATLMIGYALAWVSDLPLVVCLLVGSIVSTTDPSAVVGIFRSLSAPRRLSRIIEGESLLNDAAAIALFGLFMSFVMLGVPDPSFSQAFSQFPMLIGGGVITGLLVARMALLLMQWFSRYELAQLSVSVAVPYLAYVGAEQMFGASGVIAVVAAGLTLNLTGPGHLSPAFWTNLREEWDLLAHWAGALIFILAALLIPRLMGEVRPGDYALILVVILAAFVARALILFGLLPLLTLMRLSPRVERPYRVAILWGGLRGAVTLALALAVTESQSVPVETKRLVGILATGFTLFTLMVQGTTLRWVIGRLGLDRLSPLDAALSNQVIAVALQTVREEVATTAESYELTRETVRSEAKRFAERLDLAVARAESDDNTKILDRDRITLGLIALAAHEREAILTRFRERAISSRLSERILSDVDRLIEGARVGGRNGYQRAARRSLRYGGTFRFVAFLHNRLHIAGPMARMTADRFEALLAKRLIMRDLHGFIDNRIRRIHGRRVAELLHELLNRRVEAVETALEGLRLQYPGYAEELERRFIRRTALRLEEHEYNAMREDGLIGAELHMALMADIGRRRQKAEGRPALDLAMRKNELVRQFPLFADLDEGELKRLTRVLKTRYYNAGKVISRKDSPARSVFFVASGAVEQEIAGQTTRLGRGDMFGQMSVLTRKPRRAQITAITPTSLLELDELAFRRVLKRSKALRQAVRDSVSGKTKIEEAARLPELSLD; this is translated from the coding sequence ATGGATATTGCGCTTCTGATTTCGATAACGGCGTTGCTGTTTCTTGTCATCGCGGCGGCCGAGCCCTTGGCTGCGCGGCTGTCACTGCCCTATAGCGTGATCCTTGCATGTCTGGGCATTCTGATTGGCGCCGGCGCGATATTCTTTCTGCGGACCGATCTGACCGATGCGCTGAATCCTGTCGCCGAGGCGATACTGGCGCTGCCGATCCGCTCGAATGTCTTCCTTTACGTGTTCCTGCCGACCCTGCTGTTTCAGGCAACGTTGGGGATGAATGTCCGGCGGATGTTCGATGACTGGGTGCCGATCCTGACGTTGGCCGTGGTGGCCGTGGTCGCGGCAACGCTGATGATCGGCTATGCACTGGCATGGGTCAGCGATCTGCCGCTGGTGGTCTGCCTGCTGGTCGGTTCGATCGTCTCGACCACCGATCCTTCGGCCGTTGTTGGGATTTTCCGCTCTTTGTCGGCACCACGACGTCTGTCCCGGATCATCGAAGGCGAAAGCCTGCTGAACGACGCCGCCGCCATCGCGCTGTTCGGCCTGTTCATGAGCTTTGTGATGCTGGGGGTGCCCGACCCCAGCTTTTCTCAGGCTTTCAGTCAGTTCCCCATGCTGATTGGCGGCGGGGTGATCACGGGCCTGCTGGTCGCCCGGATGGCGTTGCTGCTGATGCAGTGGTTCAGCCGCTATGAGCTGGCGCAGCTGTCGGTATCCGTGGCCGTGCCCTATCTGGCCTATGTCGGGGCCGAACAGATGTTCGGTGCCTCGGGGGTGATCGCGGTGGTCGCTGCGGGGCTGACGCTGAACCTGACGGGGCCGGGACATCTGTCGCCTGCCTTCTGGACCAATCTGCGCGAGGAATGGGACCTGTTGGCCCATTGGGCCGGGGCGCTGATCTTCATTCTGGCGGCGCTGTTGATCCCGCGGCTGATGGGCGAGGTCCGCCCCGGCGACTATGCGCTGATCCTTGTGGTGATCCTTGCGGCTTTCGTGGCCCGTGCGTTGATCCTGTTCGGCCTGTTGCCGTTGTTGACACTGATGCGGTTGTCCCCCCGGGTCGAGCGCCCCTATCGCGTGGCGATCCTTTGGGGCGGGTTGCGCGGGGCGGTGACGCTGGCTCTGGCGCTGGCCGTCACCGAAAGCCAGAGCGTTCCAGTCGAGACCAAGCGCCTGGTCGGTATTCTGGCCACGGGATTCACCCTGTTCACGCTGATGGTGCAGGGGACGACCCTGCGCTGGGTGATCGGCAGGCTGGGCCTGGACCGGCTGTCGCCGCTGGATGCGGCGCTGTCCAATCAGGTGATCGCCGTCGCGCTGCAAACCGTGCGCGAAGAGGTCGCTACCACGGCGGAAAGCTATGAGCTGACACGAGAAACGGTCCGCTCCGAAGCAAAGCGTTTCGCCGAGCGATTGGATCTCGCCGTGGCGCGGGCGGAATCCGATGACAATACGAAAATCCTCGATCGCGATCGCATTACGCTGGGGCTGATCGCCCTGGCTGCGCATGAGCGCGAAGCCATTCTGACCCGCTTTCGCGAACGCGCGATCAGTTCGCGACTGTCCGAGCGCATTTTGTCCGATGTCGACCGCCTGATCGAAGGTGCGCGGGTGGGCGGGCGCAACGGCTATCAACGCGCCGCGCGGCGCAGCCTGCGATATGGCGGCACCTTCCGCTTCGTGGCTTTCCTTCACAACCGGCTGCATATTGCGGGACCGATGGCGCGCATGACGGCCGACCGTTTCGAGGCCTTGCTGGCCAAACGCCTGATCATGCGGGATCTGCATGGCTTCATCGACAATCGCATCCGCCGGATTCACGGTCGCCGGGTCGCCGAGCTGCTGCATGAGCTGCTGAACCGCCGGGTCGAGGCGGTGGAAACCGCGCTGGAAGGGCTGCGCCTGCAATATCCGGGCTATGCCGAGGAACTGGAGCGGCGCTTTATCCGCCGCACCGCACTGCGCCTCGAAGAACATGAATATAACGCCATGCGTGAAGACGGTCTGATCGGGGCCGAATTGCATATGGCGCTGATGGCCGACATCGGACGGCGCCGGCAAAAGGCCGAGGGGCGACCCGCCCTTGATCTGGCCATGCGCAAGAATGAGCTCGTGCGTCAGTTCCCGCTGTTCGCGGATCTGGACGAGGGAGAGCTGAAGCGTCTGACCCGGGTTCTGAAGACACGGTATTACAATGCCGGCAAGGTCATTTCGCGCAAGGACAGCCCGGCGCGCAGCGTGTTCTTTGTCGCCTCGGGGGCGGTCGAGCAGGAAATTGCCGGTCAGACCACGCGGCTGGGTCGGGGTGACATGTTCGGCCAGATGAGTGTTCTGACGCGCAAACCCCGTCGGGCCCAGATCACCGCAATCACCCCGACCAGCCTGCTGGAACTGGATGAACTGGCCTTTCGCCGGGTGCTGAAACGTTCAAAGGCTTTGCGCCAGGCCGTGCGCGACAGTGTTTCAGGCAAGACCAAGATCGAGGAAGCGGCGCGATTGCCGGAACTGTCGCTGGACTGA
- a CDS encoding GNAT family N-acetyltransferase yields the protein MSCACGHHAPTMNHDCDDHGTPVALRAPLLALNGKITCAETAQMLTALSLLPDHMALSRQEPGCLRFDIWQDEDPMVWNITELFTDQQAFAAHQSRTADSEWGRNSTEMQRDFTSKEVFPVIRPELASDHDGIVRLHEAAFGRGDEAALVQTLRSDGDLALSRVAVAAGQIIGHVALSPVEAPRPAYALAPVAVTPKLQSRGIGAALITAALEWAGPATVVVLGDPEYYPRFGFVPADLDSPYAGPHLMIRGELPAGVTIRHAPAFSGL from the coding sequence ATGAGCTGTGCCTGCGGACATCACGCCCCGACGATGAACCACGATTGTGACGACCATGGCACGCCTGTTGCGCTGCGCGCGCCCCTGCTTGCGCTGAACGGGAAGATCACCTGTGCAGAGACCGCTCAAATGCTGACGGCGCTGTCGCTGCTGCCCGATCATATGGCGCTGAGCCGTCAGGAGCCGGGCTGCCTGCGCTTTGACATATGGCAGGACGAAGACCCGATGGTCTGGAACATTACGGAGCTTTTCACCGACCAACAGGCCTTCGCGGCCCATCAAAGCCGGACCGCGGACAGCGAATGGGGCCGAAACAGCACCGAAATGCAGCGTGATTTCACCAGCAAAGAGGTTTTCCCCGTCATTCGCCCTGAATTGGCCAGCGATCACGATGGCATTGTTCGATTGCATGAAGCAGCCTTTGGTCGTGGTGACGAGGCCGCATTGGTTCAGACCCTGCGCAGCGATGGCGACCTGGCGCTGTCCCGGGTTGCGGTGGCGGCGGGGCAGATCATTGGACATGTGGCGCTTTCACCTGTCGAGGCCCCTCGGCCCGCATATGCGCTGGCACCCGTGGCGGTCACGCCAAAACTTCAGTCCCGCGGCATCGGCGCGGCGCTGATCACCGCTGCGCTGGAATGGGCGGGCCCGGCAACGGTCGTCGTGCTGGGCGATCCGGAGTATTACCCCCGCTTCGGTTTTGTTCCGGCGGACCTGGACTCTCCCTATGCCGGGCCGCATCTGATGATCCGCGGAGAACTGCCAGCGGGCGTCACCATCCGGCATGCGCCCGCCTTCAGCGGATTGTAA
- a CDS encoding Hint domain-containing protein: MPTSFNEQVWTLDPYAPPPEGTVLTVSLVTLTDENDDDEILGSSGDELNGEPISNSFPGDTVTVRLADGSEQTITGITFGMADGTAYFTPTDGSILTDATLVSTTFVLGQGGVSRDDLGPVCFTLGTQMTGADGSAVLIDDLKVGDQVMTTTNGYETVKTIRWIARRTIDRDELKSNHKLFPVRITAGALGEGLPHRDLVVSRQHRMLVRSKVAQRMFGQDEVLISAVRLCPLPGVYIDDAVESVTYVHLLFDDHEILIAEGCATESLFTGPAALHALEFEARQELFSIFPELKSRVHAPQPARIIPKGARQKQLINRHAMNDIPIQAGQPAA, from the coding sequence ATGCCGACGAGTTTCAACGAGCAAGTCTGGACGCTTGATCCATACGCGCCTCCGCCTGAAGGAACGGTCCTGACCGTCAGCCTCGTCACGCTTACCGACGAAAATGACGATGATGAAATCCTCGGCAGCTCGGGTGACGAACTCAATGGTGAGCCGATCTCGAACAGTTTCCCCGGCGATACGGTGACAGTTCGTCTGGCTGATGGCAGCGAACAGACCATCACGGGAATCACCTTTGGAATGGCGGATGGCACTGCCTATTTCACGCCTACCGACGGCTCGATCCTGACGGATGCGACACTTGTCAGCACGACATTTGTCCTTGGCCAGGGTGGTGTCTCTCGCGACGATCTGGGGCCCGTATGTTTCACGCTTGGAACGCAGATGACCGGGGCGGATGGCTCTGCCGTTCTCATTGATGACCTGAAGGTCGGCGATCAGGTGATGACCACAACCAACGGGTATGAGACCGTCAAGACGATCCGCTGGATTGCGCGCCGCACGATCGATCGCGATGAACTGAAATCCAATCACAAGCTTTTCCCGGTGCGGATCACGGCCGGTGCCCTGGGCGAGGGATTGCCCCATCGCGATCTGGTCGTGTCGCGTCAGCATCGCATGCTTGTGCGTTCCAAGGTGGCCCAACGGATGTTCGGGCAGGACGAGGTTCTGATCTCTGCCGTGCGCCTGTGCCCCCTGCCCGGCGTCTATATCGATGATGCGGTCGAAAGCGTTACCTATGTCCACCTTCTGTTCGACGATCATGAGATCCTGATTGCCGAAGGCTGTGCCACGGAAAGCCTGTTTACCGGCCCCGCCGCCCTGCACGCGCTGGAGTTCGAGGCGCGCCAAGAGCTGTTCTCGATCTTTCCGGAACTGAAATCGCGCGTGCACGCGCCACAACCGGCCCGTATCATTCCCAAGGGTGCGCGGCAAAAGCAGCTGATCAACCGTCATGCAATGAACGACATTCCAATTCAGGCCGGACAGCCAGCCGCCTGA